A single region of the Bacillus cereus genome encodes:
- the potB gene encoding spermidine/putrescine ABC transporter permease PotB — protein MKKGKLLALPTVVWLLLFFLIPLLFVLAFAFMQRGAYGTVEMKFTLDNIARVFDPLYMGTLWETVKIAVITTVLCLLIGYPFAYTITIVDRKYRSILLLLATIPFWINFLVRSYAWIVILRSQGLVNTLLLKLGIISEPLNLLYNTPSVILGMVYSLLPFMILPVYAAIEQLDKRKLEAAYDLGATPVKAFWNITVPMTMSGITTGSILVFVSSIGMFVVSDVMGGSKVALIGNVIQNQFLGSRDWPFGSALSMIVVLFSVLLIYLYYRATKVYKYDGNGGE, from the coding sequence TTGAAGAAAGGGAAATTACTCGCATTACCTACAGTCGTATGGCTGTTACTCTTTTTCCTAATTCCACTTCTGTTCGTATTAGCATTTGCCTTCATGCAGCGCGGAGCATACGGGACAGTGGAGATGAAATTTACATTAGATAACATAGCGCGTGTGTTTGATCCATTATATATGGGGACGTTATGGGAAACAGTGAAGATAGCTGTTATTACTACAGTACTATGTTTATTAATCGGTTATCCATTTGCCTATACAATTACAATTGTTGATCGTAAATATCGTTCTATCCTTCTATTATTGGCAACGATTCCGTTCTGGATTAACTTTCTTGTTCGTTCATACGCATGGATTGTTATTTTACGTTCACAAGGACTTGTAAACACATTGCTATTGAAACTAGGTATCATTAGTGAACCTTTAAATCTGCTATATAATACACCTTCTGTAATACTCGGAATGGTATATTCTTTATTACCATTTATGATTTTACCAGTGTATGCAGCAATTGAGCAGCTTGATAAGCGTAAGTTAGAGGCAGCTTATGATTTAGGAGCAACACCAGTAAAGGCATTTTGGAATATAACAGTACCGATGACGATGTCAGGGATTACAACTGGTTCTATTTTAGTATTTGTTTCTTCTATCGGAATGTTTGTTGTATCAGACGTTATGGGTGGATCGAAAGTAGCATTAATCGGAAACGTAATTCAAAACCAATTCTTAGGCTCACGTGACTGGCCGTTTGGTTCCGCGTTATCTATGATTGTTGTTCTATTCTCTGTTCTGTTAATTTACTTATATTATCGTGCAACGAAAGTATATAAATATGATGGAAACGGAGGGGAATAG
- the potC gene encoding spermidine/putrescine ABC transporter permease PotC, with translation MKKFLVSYSWLILLFLYFPMMVLMVYSFNDSRINAEWEGFTLHWYTDLFQKQDVIDAFVNSITIALITTIVTTVFGVIFAIALHRYKYRFEGAINGLVYLPILIPDILMGLSLLILFSQLGMELGKTTIIIAHITFSISFVVVILAARLSGMGRDLEEAANDLGATPWQTFRYVTFPAIAPGVISAALLTFTLSIDDFVISFFVSGPGSTTLPLYIYSMVKRGVSPEINALSTILIVVIVGLMVLSEIFRNKGADGEENSGGHLPL, from the coding sequence ATGAAGAAGTTTTTAGTTTCTTATTCTTGGTTAATCTTATTGTTTTTGTATTTTCCAATGATGGTTTTAATGGTATATTCCTTCAACGATTCTCGCATTAATGCGGAATGGGAGGGCTTTACACTCCATTGGTATACAGATTTATTTCAAAAACAAGATGTTATTGATGCGTTTGTAAATAGTATTACGATTGCTCTTATAACGACAATTGTGACGACAGTTTTTGGTGTGATTTTTGCTATTGCATTACACCGTTACAAATATCGTTTTGAAGGAGCCATTAACGGTCTTGTATATTTACCAATTTTAATTCCTGATATTTTAATGGGATTATCTTTACTTATCCTATTTAGTCAATTAGGTATGGAACTTGGAAAAACAACAATTATTATTGCACACATTACATTCAGTATTTCATTTGTTGTTGTTATTTTAGCGGCACGTCTTTCTGGTATGGGACGTGATTTAGAAGAGGCTGCAAACGATTTAGGAGCAACGCCGTGGCAAACGTTTCGTTATGTAACGTTTCCAGCAATTGCACCAGGAGTTATTTCAGCCGCATTATTAACATTCACATTATCGATTGATGATTTTGTAATTAGTTTCTTCGTATCAGGACCAGGATCAACAACATTGCCATTATACATTTATAGTATGGTTAAGCGCGGAGTATCACCTGAAATTAATGCTCTTTCTACAATATTAATTGTTGTAATTGTAGGATTAATGGTGCTATCGGAAATTTTCCGTAATAAAGGTGCAGACGGTGAAGAAAACTCTGGAGGACACCTTCCTTTATAA
- a CDS encoding aldehyde dehydrogenase, producing the protein MSSSSIVNKQKEYFYKGHTRSVETRKNNLKKLYEGIQRFEDEIFQALKLDLNKSVHESFTTEIGYVLKEISFQMKHISSWSKPKRVRTALTHFGSKGKVVPEPYGVTLIIAPWNYPFQLAIAPLVGALAAGNTVVLKPSELTPNVSKVLTRIIEELFPEELVSVVEGGVEESTALLKEPFDYIFFTGSVGVGKVVMEAAAKKLTPLTLELGGKSPCIVHKDAKLDVTARRIVWGKFLNAGQTCVAPDYMYVHSSVKEQLIEALRHEITEQYGKEPLQNDNYVRIVSDRHFERLCTFLQDGKPVIGGSYKKETLHIEPTVLTNVTWQSAVMEDEIFGPILPIIEYDKLEDVIKTIQQHPKPLALYVFSEDRKVQEQVTNNIPYGGGCINDVVYHLATPYLPFGGVGSSGLGGYHGEESFRTFSHYKSILSQSTAFDMKIRYSSTKSALKFIRKLLK; encoded by the coding sequence ATGAGTAGTTCCTCTATTGTAAATAAACAAAAGGAATATTTTTATAAAGGACATACAAGAAGTGTAGAAACGAGAAAGAATAATTTGAAGAAGCTTTATGAAGGAATTCAGCGTTTTGAGGATGAGATTTTTCAAGCGTTGAAATTAGATTTGAATAAATCAGTTCACGAATCATTTACAACAGAAATTGGATATGTATTAAAAGAGATTTCGTTTCAAATGAAGCATATTTCCTCTTGGAGTAAACCAAAGCGAGTTCGCACAGCACTGACTCATTTTGGATCAAAGGGGAAAGTAGTGCCAGAACCGTATGGTGTGACTCTTATTATCGCACCGTGGAACTATCCGTTTCAATTAGCAATTGCACCACTTGTAGGAGCGTTGGCAGCCGGAAATACAGTTGTTTTAAAGCCATCAGAGTTAACACCAAACGTTTCAAAAGTGCTTACGAGAATAATAGAAGAATTATTCCCAGAAGAGCTTGTATCGGTAGTAGAAGGCGGTGTTGAGGAAAGCACTGCACTTTTAAAGGAGCCATTTGATTATATTTTCTTTACAGGTAGTGTTGGAGTCGGAAAAGTTGTAATGGAAGCAGCGGCGAAAAAATTAACGCCTCTTACGTTAGAACTTGGCGGGAAAAGTCCATGTATTGTACATAAAGATGCGAAGCTAGATGTAACTGCAAGACGTATCGTTTGGGGCAAATTTTTAAATGCAGGACAGACGTGTGTAGCACCTGATTATATGTATGTTCATTCTTCAGTGAAAGAACAGTTAATCGAGGCATTACGACATGAAATCACAGAGCAGTATGGAAAAGAGCCTTTACAAAATGACAATTACGTGCGAATTGTGAGCGATCGTCATTTTGAACGATTATGTACATTTTTACAAGACGGCAAGCCGGTGATTGGCGGGAGTTATAAGAAAGAAACATTGCACATTGAGCCGACAGTCTTAACAAATGTTACATGGCAAAGTGCTGTTATGGAGGATGAAATTTTCGGACCAATCTTACCGATTATTGAGTATGATAAACTAGAAGATGTAATTAAAACGATTCAGCAACATCCGAAGCCTTTAGCTTTATATGTTTTTTCTGAAGATAGAAAAGTGCAAGAGCAAGTGACGAATAATATCCCATATGGCGGAGGATGTATTAATGATGTTGTGTATCATCTTGCAACGCCATATTTACCTTTTGGGGGAGTGGGGAGCAGTGGATTAGGCGGCTATCATGGTGAAGAAAGTTTTCGGACTTTTTCCCATTATAAAAGCATTTTGTCCCAATCTACAGCGTTCGACATGAAAATTCGTTACTCTTCTACAAAAAGTGCTTTAAAATTCATACGAAAGTTGTTAAAATGA
- a CDS encoding phosphatase PAP2 family protein: MKKKLHRYEFMCMILLLALFGIIAWRVQASGVTALDTYVREMVKGLQTESSITFFTYFTKLGSAIGVITTLIISLLVFWKKRYYAAMIVYPMAILTTHLVNKGIKEIVKRDRPSLNEALDALGYSFPSGHAMLSIMTFGFLAYIIAANLKSVAGKYGITILMGILILLIGLSRVILNVHYPTDILAGYCVGGILLIIAIYCHRLLSERLGLNRER, encoded by the coding sequence TTGAAGAAAAAGTTACATCGATATGAGTTCATGTGTATGATTTTATTACTTGCTTTATTCGGCATTATCGCTTGGAGAGTACAAGCAAGCGGAGTTACAGCATTGGATACATATGTCCGAGAGATGGTAAAAGGATTACAAACAGAAAGCTCAATTACATTCTTCACATATTTTACAAAGCTAGGATCTGCAATTGGAGTTATAACGACACTAATTATAAGTTTGCTCGTTTTTTGGAAAAAACGTTATTATGCTGCTATGATCGTGTATCCAATGGCTATATTAACGACACATCTTGTTAATAAAGGGATAAAAGAAATTGTAAAAAGAGACCGTCCATCATTAAACGAGGCACTTGACGCACTTGGATATAGCTTCCCAAGTGGACATGCAATGCTATCTATTATGACATTTGGTTTTCTTGCCTATATCATTGCTGCCAATTTGAAGAGTGTAGCTGGGAAATATGGTATTACGATTTTGATGGGAATATTAATTTTATTGATTGGTTTAAGTAGAGTTATTTTAAATGTGCATTATCCAACTGATATTTTAGCAGGTTACTGCGTAGGTGGTATTTTGTTAATTATAGCAATTTATTGTCATCGTTTACTTTCTGAAAGATTAGGGCTTAATAGAGAAAGATAG
- the inhA1 gene encoding M6 family metalloprotease immune inhibitor InhA1, translating into MKKKPFKVLSSIALTAVLGLSLGAGSQPTYAETPENKTATSPVDDHLIPEERLANALKKRGVIDASASETETKNAVEKYVENKKGENPGKEAANGDQLTKDASDFLKKVKDAKAETKEKLDQPATGTPAAAGPVKGGLNGKVPTAPAKQKEYNGEVRKDKVLVLLVEYADFKHNNIDKEPGYMYSNDFNKEHYEKMLFGNEPFTLDDGSKIETFKQYYEEQSGGSYTVDGTVTKWLTVPGKAADYGADAAGGGHDNKGPKGPRDLVKDALKAAVDSGIDLSEFDQFDQYDVNEDGNKNQPDGLIDHLMIIHAGVGQEAGGGKLGDDAIWSHRWTVGPKPFPIEGTKSKVPYWGGKMAAYDYTIEPEDGAVGVFAHEYGHDLGLPDEYDTQYSGQGEPIEAWSIMSGGSWAGKIAGTTPTSFSPQNKEFFQKTIGGNWANIVEVDYEKLNKGIGLATYLDQSVTKSDRPGMIRVNLPDKDVKTIAPAFGKQYYYSTKGDDLHTKMETPLFDLTNATNAKFDFKSLYEIEAGYDFLEVHAVTEDGKQTLIERLGEKANSGNADTTNGKWIDKSYDLSQFKGKKVKLTFDYITDGGLALNGFALDNASLTVDGKVVFSDDAEGTPQLKLDGFVVSNGTEKKKHNYYVEWRNYAGADKALKFARGPEYNTGMVVWYADSAYTDNWVGVHPGHGFLGVVDSHPEAIVGTLNGKPTVKSSTRFQIADAAFSFDKTPAWKVVSPTRGTFTYNGLAGVPKFDDSKAYINQQIPDAGRILPNLGLKFEVVGQADDNSAGAVRLYR; encoded by the coding sequence ATGAAAAAGAAACCGTTTAAAGTGTTATCATCAATCGCTTTGACAGCTGTTCTAGGCTTGTCACTTGGTGCTGGAAGTCAGCCTACATATGCTGAAACGCCGGAGAACAAGACAGCTACAAGCCCAGTTGATGATCACTTAATCCCAGAAGAGAGATTAGCAAATGCGCTAAAAAAACGTGGGGTAATTGATGCATCTGCTTCAGAGACAGAAACAAAGAATGCTGTCGAAAAGTATGTAGAGAACAAAAAGGGTGAAAATCCTGGGAAAGAAGCGGCAAATGGGGACCAACTTACGAAAGATGCATCTGACTTTTTAAAGAAAGTGAAAGATGCGAAAGCAGAAACGAAAGAAAAATTAGACCAACCTGCGACAGGTACACCTGCAGCGGCAGGCCCAGTTAAAGGCGGTTTAAATGGTAAAGTACCAACTGCTCCAGCAAAACAAAAAGAGTATAACGGTGAAGTTCGTAAAGATAAAGTACTCGTTTTACTTGTAGAGTACGCTGATTTCAAACATAACAATATTGATAAAGAGCCTGGCTATATGTATTCGAACGATTTTAATAAAGAACATTATGAAAAAATGTTATTCGGTAACGAACCGTTTACATTAGATGATGGAAGTAAAATTGAAACGTTTAAACAATATTATGAAGAGCAATCTGGTGGTAGCTACACTGTAGATGGAACAGTTACAAAATGGTTAACAGTTCCTGGTAAAGCAGCTGATTACGGTGCAGATGCTGCAGGCGGCGGCCATGATAATAAAGGACCAAAAGGACCACGTGATCTAGTAAAAGATGCATTAAAAGCAGCTGTAGATAGCGGTATTGATTTATCAGAGTTTGATCAATTTGACCAATATGATGTAAATGAAGATGGAAATAAAAATCAACCTGATGGTTTAATCGATCACTTAATGATTATTCATGCGGGTGTTGGACAAGAAGCTGGCGGCGGTAAATTAGGTGATGATGCAATTTGGTCACATCGCTGGACAGTTGGACCAAAACCATTCCCAATTGAAGGAACAAAGTCGAAAGTTCCATATTGGGGCGGAAAGATGGCTGCGTATGATTACACAATTGAACCAGAAGATGGTGCAGTTGGTGTATTCGCACATGAATATGGTCATGATTTAGGTCTTCCGGATGAGTATGATACACAATATAGCGGTCAGGGTGAGCCGATTGAAGCTTGGTCTATTATGAGTGGCGGAAGCTGGGCTGGTAAAATCGCAGGCACAACGCCAACAAGTTTTTCACCGCAAAATAAAGAGTTTTTCCAAAAAACAATCGGTGGTAACTGGGCAAATATCGTAGAAGTAGATTACGAGAAATTAAATAAAGGTATTGGTCTAGCAACATATTTAGACCAAAGTGTTACGAAATCTGACCGACCAGGTATGATTCGTGTTAACTTACCAGATAAAGATGTAAAAACGATTGCACCAGCATTCGGTAAACAATATTATTACAGCACAAAAGGTGATGACCTTCACACAAAAATGGAGACACCGCTGTTCGATTTAACGAATGCAACGAATGCGAAATTCGATTTCAAGTCATTATATGAGATTGAAGCAGGTTACGATTTCCTTGAAGTACACGCTGTAACAGAAGACGGTAAACAAACGTTAATTGAACGTCTTGGTGAGAAAGCAAATAGTGGAAATGCAGATACGACAAATGGAAAATGGATTGACAAATCATACGATTTAAGTCAGTTCAAAGGTAAGAAAGTGAAATTAACATTTGATTACATTACTGATGGTGGTCTAGCATTAAACGGATTCGCTCTTGATAATGCTTCATTAACAGTAGATGGTAAAGTTGTATTCTCAGATGATGCAGAAGGTACACCACAATTAAAATTAGATGGTTTCGTTGTATCTAATGGAACAGAGAAGAAAAAACATAACTACTATGTAGAGTGGAGAAACTATGCTGGTGCAGATAAAGCATTGAAATTTGCTCGTGGTCCAGAATATAACACAGGTATGGTTGTATGGTATGCGGATTCAGCTTACACAGATAACTGGGTTGGTGTACATCCAGGACATGGTTTCCTTGGTGTAGTTGATTCTCACCCAGAAGCAATTGTAGGAACTTTAAATGGTAAACCAACAGTTAAGAGTAGTACACGATTCCAAATCGCTGATGCGGCATTCTCATTCGATAAAACGCCAGCTTGGAAAGTTGTATCTCCAACGCGTGGAACGTTTACGTACAATGGTTTAGCGGGCGTACCGAAGTTTGATGATTCTAAAGCGTATATTAATCAGCAGATTCCAGATGCAGGACGTATTTTACCGAATCTTGGTCTGAAGTTTGAAGTAGTAGGACAAGCTGATGATAATTCTGCAGGTGCTGTTCGTTTATATCGTTAA
- the potD gene encoding spermidine/putrescine ABC transporter substrate-binding protein PotD, with protein MKLMKTLAGAAISFGLVAGVLAGCGEKKEELNIYSWADNFDEQVLKDFEKKYNVKINYDKYASNEEMLAKLQAGGATYDLIQPSDYMVKTMAKMDLLAPLDKKNIPNIENLVSNFKTPAFDPENKYSLVYTWGVTGIAYNKKYVKETPTSWNDLWNEKYKGHVTLLNDSREVLGMGLKKNGFSNSTKEDAQLKTASNDLQKLLPNLLAFDTDNIKQKFITEDAWIGTVWSGDAAFIAKDNKDVGYVVPKEGGTIWADTLAIPKGAKHKELAEKFMNYLLDEKVSVKNYESIGYSNPNEKARPLHSKEYRENHMIFLTKEELDRTEWLVDVDDKLKDYDRYWTELKTKGK; from the coding sequence ATGAAATTGATGAAGACATTAGCTGGCGCAGCTATTAGCTTCGGCCTTGTTGCAGGTGTACTTGCGGGCTGTGGTGAGAAGAAAGAAGAATTGAATATTTATAGTTGGGCTGACAACTTTGATGAGCAAGTTTTAAAAGATTTTGAAAAGAAATATAACGTGAAAATTAACTATGATAAATATGCAAGTAATGAAGAAATGCTTGCGAAATTACAAGCTGGTGGCGCGACATATGATTTAATTCAGCCATCTGATTACATGGTGAAAACGATGGCGAAGATGGACTTATTAGCGCCTTTAGATAAGAAGAACATCCCGAACATCGAGAACCTTGTTTCTAACTTTAAAACACCTGCATTTGATCCAGAGAATAAGTATTCTCTAGTATATACTTGGGGTGTAACAGGCATTGCATACAATAAAAAGTATGTGAAAGAAACACCTACAAGCTGGAATGATTTATGGAACGAGAAATATAAAGGACATGTTACTTTATTAAACGATTCTCGTGAAGTATTAGGAATGGGACTTAAGAAAAATGGTTTCTCTAATAGTACAAAAGAGGATGCACAGTTAAAGACAGCGTCTAATGATTTACAGAAGCTACTTCCAAACTTATTAGCATTTGATACAGATAATATTAAACAAAAATTCATTACAGAAGATGCATGGATCGGGACTGTATGGTCTGGAGACGCAGCATTTATTGCGAAAGATAACAAAGATGTAGGATACGTTGTACCAAAAGAAGGAGGCACAATTTGGGCTGACACGTTAGCGATTCCAAAAGGTGCGAAACATAAAGAACTTGCAGAGAAGTTTATGAATTACTTATTAGATGAAAAAGTAAGTGTGAAAAACTATGAGTCAATTGGTTACAGTAATCCAAATGAAAAAGCTCGTCCTCTTCATAGTAAAGAATATCGTGAAAACCACATGATTTTCTTAACGAAAGAAGAATTAGATCGTACTGAATGGCTTGTTGATGTAGACGATAAGTTAAAAGACTATGATCGCTACTGGACAGAGTTAAAAACAAAAGGTAAATAA
- a CDS encoding histidinol dehydrogenase yields MFRYFKFKLNDTVQFAEKDGHMYRIVGYRLEKGFYPKDEWTHIIYELLREFDGYTMDAEEEELVKVIQVEDEYYKIQEVSGYRYPVKMKQKQQVMKGEKIDDLLDTYNDYKRLADFFKDLSYEQKAEAVLQEMKRIRA; encoded by the coding sequence ATGTTTCGTTATTTTAAGTTTAAGCTAAATGATACAGTACAGTTTGCTGAAAAAGATGGACATATGTATCGCATTGTCGGTTATCGGTTAGAAAAAGGATTTTATCCAAAAGATGAATGGACTCATATCATTTATGAACTCCTTAGAGAATTTGATGGGTATACGATGGATGCGGAAGAAGAGGAACTTGTAAAGGTCATTCAAGTAGAGGATGAGTATTACAAAATACAAGAAGTATCGGGGTATCGTTATCCAGTAAAAATGAAGCAAAAGCAGCAAGTTATGAAAGGAGAGAAGATAGACGACTTATTAGATACGTACAACGACTATAAACGATTGGCAGATTTCTTTAAAGATTTATCGTATGAACAAAAAGCTGAAGCAGTATTGCAAGAAATGAAAAGAATTAGAGCATGA
- a CDS encoding MMPL family transporter: MKTNVHKVDKWGKIGAFLYQFRYTVIVALLLLAVGLGIFAPKLPGVLGGDGFQTEGDYQKTKEILDKDFKQSQDTLLLVFEKEKNASQEEFQKRIDGIINHIQEKETYESFHHPMQNKEMLKDDIGYATILFSGKTNKERMEKTLQFAEKIVKESNAVLKVTPTGYPKINQEINERTQNDLKVAEMIGLPIAFLVLLFSFGSLLASILPILNGLLSVISTMGILYFIGSDKELSIFVLNVAPMIGLALSIDFALLFVNRFREEVAKRTVKEAIATTYQTAGRAIVFSGLCVFVGLSGLFFFKIDYIQSVAISGMIVVIMSILFSLTLLPALLSLIGKRILKKNQAAPTPSNAWRKFAQFVMKHPIVMIIAVTTFIVICLLPLRTANLQFPGVEALPEKSDTRVAYEKYEEAFNKTVKTHADVTLVVETKKNMTEKESLQKVEDVVQKLKDDKKVYKVKSVYDGLNGMKADQVAGMLQSPEAAKITPIFEAYTKENKTTIEVFLDTKPRTETAKQWVRDFKNNYKENDVTYYLGGMTTFQQELEDEIKDKVAIGMSVIFGSTFVILLFAFRSILIPIKAIIMNVLSLSATIGIVIWLFEGGHFGLEESSVLFVLPIFIFGLVFGLSMDYEVFLISRIHELYEETGDNDQATLEGLVSTSRIITSAALIMIVVTGAFAFTDILPVKQMGIGVALAIFLDATIIRLMLVPSLMKLFGDWNWWLPFRKKKEKSS; the protein is encoded by the coding sequence GTGAAGACAAATGTACATAAAGTTGATAAATGGGGAAAGATAGGAGCCTTTTTATATCAGTTTCGGTATACGGTAATTGTAGCGCTACTATTGCTCGCAGTAGGGCTCGGGATTTTTGCTCCGAAGCTTCCAGGAGTATTAGGTGGTGATGGTTTCCAAACAGAAGGAGATTATCAAAAGACGAAAGAAATTTTAGATAAAGATTTTAAGCAGTCTCAAGATACGCTTTTACTCGTTTTTGAGAAAGAAAAGAATGCTTCTCAAGAGGAGTTTCAAAAGCGTATAGATGGAATTATAAATCACATTCAAGAGAAGGAAACATACGAATCTTTCCATCATCCGATGCAAAATAAAGAGATGCTAAAAGATGATATCGGTTATGCGACGATATTATTTTCCGGGAAAACAAATAAAGAACGAATGGAAAAGACATTACAATTCGCTGAAAAAATTGTGAAGGAAAGTAATGCAGTATTAAAAGTAACACCGACAGGATATCCGAAAATTAATCAGGAGATTAATGAAAGGACGCAAAATGATTTAAAAGTAGCAGAGATGATTGGTTTGCCTATTGCTTTTCTCGTACTATTATTCTCATTTGGTAGTCTGCTTGCGTCTATTTTGCCGATTTTAAATGGCCTACTTAGTGTAATCAGTACGATGGGGATTTTATATTTTATAGGTAGCGATAAAGAGTTATCTATTTTTGTATTAAATGTTGCACCGATGATTGGGCTTGCATTATCAATTGATTTTGCACTGTTATTTGTAAATCGCTTTCGAGAGGAAGTGGCGAAGAGAACAGTGAAAGAAGCGATAGCGACTACGTATCAAACGGCAGGGCGTGCTATCGTATTTTCAGGGCTGTGTGTATTCGTCGGTTTATCAGGTTTATTTTTCTTTAAGATTGATTATATTCAGTCTGTTGCTATTAGCGGGATGATTGTCGTTATTATGAGCATTTTGTTTTCGCTCACACTTCTTCCGGCGCTATTATCTTTAATTGGTAAAAGGATATTAAAAAAGAATCAGGCGGCGCCTACGCCATCAAATGCATGGCGTAAATTTGCACAGTTTGTAATGAAACATCCAATCGTCATGATTATTGCTGTTACAACATTTATTGTTATTTGTTTATTACCGCTACGTACAGCTAACTTGCAGTTTCCTGGTGTTGAAGCGTTACCTGAAAAGAGTGACACAAGGGTTGCTTATGAGAAATATGAAGAAGCATTTAATAAAACTGTCAAAACACATGCTGATGTTACATTAGTAGTAGAGACGAAGAAAAATATGACAGAAAAAGAAAGCTTACAAAAGGTAGAAGATGTTGTTCAAAAGTTAAAAGATGATAAGAAAGTATATAAGGTGAAAAGTGTATATGACGGGCTAAATGGAATGAAAGCAGATCAAGTTGCTGGAATGTTACAATCACCAGAAGCTGCGAAAATAACTCCTATATTTGAAGCGTATACGAAAGAGAATAAGACAACAATTGAAGTCTTTTTGGATACGAAACCTCGTACAGAAACTGCTAAACAATGGGTTCGTGATTTCAAAAATAATTATAAAGAAAACGATGTTACCTATTATTTAGGCGGGATGACAACGTTCCAACAAGAGTTAGAAGATGAAATTAAAGATAAAGTTGCAATTGGTATGTCTGTTATATTTGGGTCAACATTTGTCATTTTATTATTCGCATTCCGTTCTATACTCATTCCAATTAAAGCAATTATTATGAACGTACTTAGTTTAAGTGCAACAATTGGAATTGTTATTTGGTTATTTGAAGGTGGACATTTCGGATTAGAAGAGAGTTCAGTTTTATTTGTATTACCCATCTTCATTTTCGGCCTCGTATTTGGACTTAGTATGGATTATGAAGTATTTCTTATTTCACGTATTCATGAGTTGTATGAGGAAACAGGAGATAACGATCAAGCAACGTTAGAAGGGCTTGTATCAACAAGCCGTATCATTACATCCGCTGCTTTAATTATGATTGTTGTTACCGGTGCGTTTGCATTTACAGATATTTTACCAGTAAAGCAGATGGGGATTGGGGTTGCATTAGCTATATTTCTTGATGCAACAATTATTCGCCTTATGCTAGTACCAAGTTTAATGAAATTGTTTGGAGATTGGAACTGGTGGTTACCATTCCGAAAGAAAAAAGAAAAATCGTCCTAA
- the potA gene encoding spermidine/putrescine ABC transporter ATP-binding protein PotA: MKKIIKVEAVEKHFGNQVIIPPLSLDIKEGEFLTILGPSGCGKTTLLRMIAGFETPTKGNLLLDDEKINDLPPYKRHMNLVFQHYALFPHMNVEKNICFGMKMQKVSAAEQKERAEEAMRLTQLLEFRNRKPSKLSGGQQQRVAIARAIVNNPRVLLLDEPLGALDFKLRKDLQRELKNLQRNLGITFIYVTHDQEEAMSMSDRIVVMNKGHIEQVGTPKEIYNQPKTLFVATFIGENNIVKNGENYVAVRPENVKVRSVEEPILKEYHLGHIEDIEFVGNMEKLYVREEKTAELLMAYQTAEEATQWSIGDNVYVGWEQEDEVTLN, encoded by the coding sequence ATGAAAAAGATTATTAAAGTTGAAGCAGTAGAAAAACATTTTGGAAATCAAGTGATTATCCCCCCTCTTTCTTTAGATATTAAAGAAGGAGAATTTTTAACAATTTTAGGACCGAGTGGTTGCGGGAAAACGACTTTACTTCGTATGATCGCAGGATTTGAAACGCCAACTAAAGGGAATCTTTTATTAGATGATGAAAAGATTAACGATTTGCCACCATACAAGCGTCATATGAATTTAGTGTTCCAACATTACGCACTATTCCCACATATGAATGTTGAAAAAAATATTTGTTTCGGTATGAAAATGCAAAAAGTATCAGCAGCAGAACAGAAAGAACGTGCGGAAGAGGCAATGCGTTTAACGCAGTTACTTGAGTTCCGTAATCGTAAACCTTCTAAGCTTTCTGGTGGACAGCAGCAGCGTGTAGCAATTGCAAGAGCAATTGTGAACAACCCACGTGTATTACTATTAGATGAGCCACTTGGAGCGCTTGACTTTAAGTTAAGAAAAGATTTGCAACGTGAATTGAAAAACTTACAACGTAATTTAGGAATTACGTTCATATACGTAACGCACGATCAAGAAGAAGCGATGAGTATGAGTGATCGTATTGTCGTTATGAATAAAGGGCATATCGAACAAGTCGGCACGCCTAAAGAAATTTACAATCAACCGAAAACATTGTTTGTTGCGACGTTCATCGGTGAAAATAATATCGTGAAAAATGGGGAAAACTACGTAGCAGTTCGCCCTGAAAATGTAAAAGTTCGCTCGGTTGAAGAGCCAATTTTAAAAGAATACCACCTTGGACATATTGAAGATATTGAATTTGTTGGAAATATGGAAAAGCTATATGTACGTGAGGAGAAAACAGCGGAATTACTAATGGCATACCAAACTGCTGAAGAAGCAACGCAGTGGAGCATTGGGGATAATGTATATGTAGGCTGGGAGCAAGAGGACGAGGTGACCTTAAATTGA